gtaaacaaaaaataatttttagataaaacttttatacgtgCTTTCTTAGCCATTAGAAAGCGaggttgaaaataaagtatgacgaaaaaaacctaaaacctaaatttaaggctaaaaatttaagttttcgcttataagcataaacaaaaacgaaaagatataCTGATAGTCAttcgaaagaaaaaaaaacaaacattagCCATATTATTCCTCGACTTTTGCACGTGTGCTTTCCGAAAGGCtaaacggtgttttttttaacaaaaagtttatatataaaattttatcatctcacaattctaaattaaatgtttgactttgttgtatttaattctataatttatatttttaaatagttatcagaaattaaaatattctttCATGTTTGACGGAAAGATGACAGATTGATCAACATAAGGTCCCATTTCTCTCGAAAAGCTACGATGATCATCGGAATCTCTCggaagaagagagaacctAAGGTAGTCCGAAGACTCCGAACATAAGGTCCTATTTCCAAGGTGTTCAGATgaggctaaattttttttatatcacatcggatgtttggacactaatttaaagtattaaaatagactaataaaaaaactaattttataaatgagagctaatccgcgagacaaattttttaagcctaattaatccataattagtaaatttttaatgtagcatcacataaatcatggattaattaggattaatagattcgtctcgtgaattagtctaaCGTTATAGAATAAGTTTtgtaattagtctatatttaataatttaaattagtgtctaaacattcgatgtaatataaaataaaaataaattcctGTTTCCTAAACACCTCCTAAGTCTGACCGATCGAACCGAGCTTTTCGTAGCGCTGGGGACCGCCTTTTTCATCTCGATCCTGCAGCTACAGCCGATTTGTGATTTGTGCTGGCCTCCTCGCGCAAAAACAACCCGGCCTGCAGCCTCTGCCCACGAACCACGGACGACACACGTACACAACTCCAAGTCCAACGCGCCCCGCGCGGCAACCGTGGCAACAAGCAGGCGGgagcagccagccagccagccactcCAGCCGGCTTGTTGATCGAGCAACCAACAAACCAACCAGCCAAGCATACGCATATACATGCATCCACGATAGTTCGGTCCAGGCGCCCGGCCGGCATATCGATCTAGCGGTGGTCCACGTCGCACGTGAAGCGAATCAACCCGCCGCAGGGCGATCGGAGAGATCGCACAGATAGGTagatcccccccccccccccctccccctctctctcaggcctcaatttttttaaaaaaaacatcacgtcaagcttttaaacatatatttgatgTATTAAATgcagtttaattataaaacaaatttcaaattctgGCTAAAaatcgcgagacaaatcttttgagtctaatgaATTCgtcgttagcacatgttggttacagtagtacttatagctaatcacgtcacgtcctaattatgctcaaaagattcgtctcacgattttttcataattgtataattagttttagtattgatatataattaatattttatttagatgtccaaagattcgatacgagatgtttttgaaaaaagtttttaaactGGCCTATCGAAAGCCGATCCGGCACCAGCCCGCCCGGCCGGTTGCGTCGGAGCAGCAGTATAAAATACGCGCCTCCCCGGGGCTCGTTTTGCTCCCCACCCTCCGTGTCGGAGCGAGCGACTTTTGTTTAGCTTACCTTAGCTTTTCGCTCGCGATGATCCCCCGACCGAATCCCAAACAGGCGGGCACAGGTGTTGCGTCCGTGGCGGTTCGGCCGCTGCAACCGATCGGGTTGGGTTGGTGTGCGGCTCGGCTGGCGCTGCAAGGCCAAGCGAGCGAGCAGAGGCACTAGCTACAGTGGCTAGCTGATCGGTGCAATCAGGATACCGCTGACGGGACGTTTGTTTCCTCTATCTTGTCTTATTTGTGTCACATCCAATattgatactaattagaagtattaaatatacactattaataaaatccatctcGTACTCTGCactattttgcgagacgaatctattgagtctaattagtctatgattagcgaatgtgatgttatagtaaatatttgctaatgatggattaattaggcttaaaaatttgtctaatgaaatagtgtttatttatacaattagtttttttatcagtctatatttaatacttctaattaacgtccaaatatctaatgtgataaaaaaactataaaaaagtccatggatccaaacagcccctgagctagctagctagctagccaccCAACTCACAGGAGTGGGCAAGCTAAAATAATACGGAtaactaatttaattagttCTTGATTAGCGTTTAATAAGAAGTAAATCCATATTCTTATACCATCTTGATTTGGCCACCATGTGTACAAAGGAACAAGGCGCAGAATTTAGCCCCAATGTGGCTAATTACTATATCACGTACGTGTGGCGCGTCGTTGTAAGCCGGAAATCCCATCAGTGGGAGATTTATACCTTCTAAACTACTTCCGTCTGAGATGAAACGAATTTATGGGTTTGAATCTCGACGAATTGAGCGCATAGAAGgactataattaattaattactattttGTAACCGTGTGATATGTGGATGTCAATTAATTAggaacttaattaattaacccgGAACTAACAAGAGCAAGTGATTTGATCACTATGGGAGTATGGGACAAAAGGCATGGACGCTAATGCCATCCCTTCCATTTTCTTACATGCCACCAGACTTTGCACCCTCAGCTAGCCGGCACAAAGGGCCCGTACGCATTCTCTTTCACTGGCCCCTTTTGTTTGACATTTATGATCATAACGGGAATTATTTGCTTAAATAAAGCAATAATTGCCCCCCCTTTTGTTTCGTAAATAATATTCATAGAAATGATTGCACAATTCATAATTATATTCGAATCAATCAACCTGGCTCAAAATAATGCAGCATTTTTGTGCCATGCATATACAGTTGAATCCACACACTACTAGCTGCCTGAGGAATATTCTATGATAAggtacctatatatatatataagcaggGCAATATATGTGACGCACCAAGGGtgagatataaaaaaacttggaTATTAGGGAAGAacataatatcaaataaatagaTAGAAGTGATGTTTTGAAACCGGGCTGGCTAGCCCACCATCTCGTAGAGCCGGCCAGAAGACCCATGGTAGTTAGCAAGCTAACAAATTCACCAAGTAGGAATCCTCAATTCGCTAGATTTCCTTGGTCTAGACATATACACGATAGTATTGAATGGTGAGTGAATTGATATATAGTTTCTACATGTAAATTAATCGCATAAGTACGAAAATTATAACCATGGTGACAGCTCTGATCACTTCTGTTTTTTCAGAACAGAGAATTCCTCTCATTAAGTTTCCATGCGTATGTTCCGGTAAGAATGGTGGTACTTGTAGCCACGTGCGCCCTTGCATAATGCAAGCAATACTGTTTTGCACAAACATGTGTTGCTAAATTACATTTTCTATAATAAAGGAAGTAGCTTCACGGCTTTGCACAACTATGTATGTAACGGTTGTCTATTTAATCGTGGGCATTTGGATTTAATCCATGATAGAGTCATACACTCACAACATTATCCATCACACTAAAAGAGGCTTTCCTATACTTACTAAATTGCTATAGTAAATGAgctacaaaacaaacaaatatcaaatcgtttAACATCCTAAGCTCTGTTATTAGTTTCCCTCACAATAGGAATTGTGACAGCTCTCTGATTACATAtttcagagagaaaaaaaacaggtattttttatatggcaAAGATCCTAGGAGATCATCACCTACCGAATTAAAACGAATTaccatatttaattttctctgATTTTGTTTCAAGCGATACGGTTTAATTTCTGGCACATGGTGTTAACTATAATCTAAGATGGCCATGACACTGGTTGCAATTTAAAACTTGCGGCAAGAAAAGCTTGGGGCAAGTCTCCCTTTAATAAAGATGGGGGGATATATTGCCCCTGCAAGGAGATCTCTCCCTTTCATTTTAAAAGGGTTTTGTGCTTCATCcaatccctctctctctctcccttcttcctcccattctagctagcttgctcatcttcttcttccaagtcttcctcctagctagctagctagctaggtcttCTTCTTGGACATGAGTGGGAGCAACTTTGGGGACAGCATGGGGTGGGGCAACAGCGggaggtcgtcgccggcggggtcCTCCAGGAAGGGCaagaggggaggcggcggcggcggcgccgccgacaaGCCGAAGCAGCCGCAGCGAGGGCTCGGCGTGGCGCAGCTGGAGAAGATCAGGTTGCAGAGCGAAATGGCCGAGTACTTCAGCCCTCTAGGCCAGCAGCCGGGAAGCTTAGTCCACAGAACCGGTAGCCTTAACTTGGTGAGTCAAGCTAGGGATGCACGCACACACATGTGCTACATATATGCATCTTTCGTCTCCTTCCTGTGCGGCTAATGTGCATATATGCGCCATGATCTAGAGATTAGGCGTTTCTAATTTCTTGTGGTTTTTGGcatggatcgatcgagcagGAGGATGCACGGGCGTCCACATCCTCGCTGTCGTCGTCCCCATCGTCTCCCTTCCATGCTACCGCTGTTAGCTCGTCGTCTCAGTTCCCAATCCATCCAAATCTTGCGGTACATGGACAAATTTCTCTGAGTTATGCATGTATGCTGGTAGCTTTAGGAAGAATTTGAGCACTAATTAAGAACTTGAGAGATATAGCCACTACATATCCGGAGAAAGTTTTTCAATGGAGTTTTCTTTGGACGAGACTCATCAGTAGTTCATCTATAGTATGTGCCGCTCACAGCACGCGAGCATGTTTTGCTAGCTAGTACTGAATTGATTCATCTTGATTTgctcggtaaaaaaaaatagggtagcttatttttttttgcggggtAGCTTATTTTGAGATCCTATACACAAACAAGTTACTCGCGACCAAGTGCAAGAAGATTAACCCTTGCTCATTTTCCCtgctaaaataaaatgtttttcctTGATCTTAACTTGTTGCCTGTTTTCATTAGCTCTATATGTGCATGTTTTCTCTTCATTATTTTCGTAATTTGTTACCTTTTCTTCATGTCACCGTCAGGTTCCTTTCGTCTGCAAAGTTTTTTCTCACAAAAGAACGTTCTTACACTATTTCAATTATAAGAACCAATATACGTGATGAAACTTTTCAAAAATCAATGTACACAGCAAGCTTGTACACTGTATGAGTTATATATGGTAACACCAATCATGGTTTCAGTTCCATGCGTGTGATCAAACTGCTGATCAGATAAATCTCTTACGGTATGCCTTACTTTATCATGTGTAGATGGCAtatggagaaagaggagacGTACGATACAGTGAATTCCAAACTCCCATCATCAGGTAGCTAGCACACCTATATTTATACGGTCAAAGCTTGTTCAGTTTCATGATCAGTAACCTTCCAAGATGTATACCCCATTTCCATTAAGCTCTTGTGATTCTCCTGATCAAGCTCTAATATACTGAATTTGCTTATATATACTTTCGCATTGCCAATCAGATCACCAAGCAGCAGTAACATATATGGTGCCCCGCATTACGCACATCCTAACATCACATTGCCACTCTTCGAACCAGAGGTATGTACATAAACCATGAGTAATTGTGGGTAGATTCAAGCAGCTAGCAGATCTGAAGCGTTACTGCACCAAAGTGTTGTGCAGTTTTCTGTATAACACATGCTTGAATGGTAGCTTAAATATGCATATCTCTGttggtttaatttgtttcagGAGTCAGCTCGCTTGAAGGGACACCATGACCGAAGCCACTCGGCAGATTCGACAAGCATGAACTCTGACGATCCACAGGATGTGGACCTCGAGCTCAAGCTATGATCGATCCTAAGATGTTCTaattcctcctctccccccaGCTTTCCTAGCCCTCTCTCCTGCCATCTGCTGAGATAGttgattttcttaattttagtCTCGatggtttttttccttgtgGTGCAATAAGAGTTTCTTAATTGGTGCCACTAGCTAGAACCAAAAGATTACCATCTTCTCTGTACTGTAATGCGCATAAGAAGAAAGGAATAGTGATATGatgcacatttttttaaaaacaagacGTTATGGGTGTGGGAATCTCTGCTGATATCTAGCAGTCGTTTTGATTGTACTGGTGTGAAGCATAGTAGATGTGTTGACCCTTGCCCTGCAACTGCAAGTATACACTGACACAGTTCGTGCACGATTCTTATAGTTTATGCAATGCAATTTTCATCACTGCTGAGATCAGAGAGAATGTTCAAATGTGTGTGAGACACACACTTGCATGCCAGAATATTTTTGATCCAGAAGCACAAGATGGACATAGAATAACCACTTTA
This is a stretch of genomic DNA from Oryza brachyantha chromosome 1, ObraRS2, whole genome shotgun sequence. It encodes these proteins:
- the LOC107304772 gene encoding protein SPEAR3-like isoform X1 codes for the protein MSGSNFGDSMGWGNSGRSSPAGSSRKGKRGGGGGGAADKPKQPQRGLGVAQLEKIRLQSEMAEYFSPLGQQPGSLVHRTGSLNLEDARASTSSLSSSPSSPFHATAVSSSSQFPIHPNLAMAYGERGDVRYSEFQTPIIRSPSSSNIYGAPHYAHPNITLPLFEPEESARLKGHHDRSHSADSTSMNSDDPQDVDLELKL
- the LOC107304772 gene encoding protein SPEAR3-like isoform X2; translated protein: MSGSNFGDSMGWGNSGRSSPAGSSRKGKRGGGGGGAADKPKQPQRGLGVAQLEKIRLQSEMAEYFSPLGQQPGSLVHRTGSLNLMAYGERGDVRYSEFQTPIIRSPSSSNIYGAPHYAHPNITLPLFEPEESARLKGHHDRSHSADSTSMNSDDPQDVDLELKL